GCGTCGCAGGCCCGTCAGGCCGGGGCCACCCGCTTCTGCATGGGCGCCGCGTGGCGCGAGGTGAAGGACGGTCCGCAGTTCGACAGCGTGCTGGAGATGGTGAAGGGCGTGCGGGCCCTGGGGATGGAGGCGTGCGCCACGCTGGGCATGCTCACCGACAGCCAGGCGAAGCGCCTGCGCGAGGCGGGCCTGTCCGCGTACAACCACAACCTGGACACGTCCCCGGAGCACTACGGCGACATCATCTCCACCCGCACCTATGACGACCGGCTGAAGACGCTCAACCGGGTGCGCGACGCGGGCATCTCCGTGTGCTGCGGCGGCATCATCGGCATGGGCGAGTCCGTGGACGACCGCTGCAACCTCTTGCGCACGCTGGCCAACCAGGAGGTGCACCCGGAGTCGGTGCCCATCAACGCGCTGGTGCCCGTGGAGGGCACGCCGCTCGCGGAGCAGCACCGCGTGGAGACGGTGGACATGGTGCGCACCATCGCCACCGCGCGCCTGCTCATGCCCCAGGCCATGGTGCGCCTGTCCGCGGGCCGCATGCAGATGAATGAAGAAGCGCAGCTGCTCTGCATGATGGCGGGCGCCAACTCGCTCTTCTTCGGGGAGAAGCTGCTCACCACCGGCAACCCCGAGTACACCCAGGACATGGCGCTCCTGGAGAAGGCGGGCATCCGCCCCCTGGAGCCCCGGCAGGACCGGTGAAGTCCACCTCTCCGGTCGCGGACCGCTGGGCGCGCGAGGACCTGGAGGCCCTGTCCGCGAAGGGCCTTCGCCGCGTGCTGGAGCCGCTCGACTCTCCCCAGGGCGCGGAGGTGCGCGTGGGGGACGAGCGGCTGGTCAACTTCTCCTCCAATGACTACCTGGGGCTCGCGGCGTCGCCCGCCGTGCGCGCCGCCGCCGCGTCCGCGCTGGAGCGCTACGGCGTGGGCACGGGCGCCAGCCGCCTGGTGGTGGGGGACATGGTGCCGCACCAGCGGCTGGAGGCGCGCCTTGCCCGCTTCGAGCGCGCGGAGGCCGTGCGCCTCTTCAACTCCGGCTACGCGGCCAACACCGGCATCCTGCCCGCGCTGGTGGGGCCCGGCGACGCGGTGTTCTCCGACGCCCTCAACCACGCCTCGCTGGTGGACGGCTGCCGGCTGTCTCGCGCGCGCGTCGTCGTCTACCCGCACGCGGACGTGGCCGCGCTCAGCCGCGCGCTCGCGGAGACGCCCGCGCGGCGCAAGCTGGTGGTCACCGACAGCGTGTTCTCCATGGACGGGGACGTGGCCCCGCTGCGCGAGCTTCTGGCCGCGTGCGAGGTCCATGGCGCCGCGCTGATGGTGGACGAGGCGCACGCCACCGGCGTCCTGGGCGCGCGCGGCGCGGGCCTGTGCGAGGCGCTGGGCGTGGAGGGCCGCGTGGACCTGCGCATGGGCACGCTGAGCAAGGCGCTGGGCGGGCTGGGCGCGTACGTGGCCACCTCGCGCGCGGTGGCGGACCTGTTGGTCAGCCGCGCCCGGCCGTTCGTCTACTCCACCGCGCTGCCCGCGGCCCTGTGCGCTGGCGCCGAGTGCGCGGTGGACCTGGTGGAGCACGACCCCGCGCCTCGCGAGCGGCTGTGGGGGCACATCCACCGTTTCACGGAGGGTCTGCGCGCGCTGGGACTGCCCGCCGAACCCCGGAGCGCCATCTTCCCGGTCATCCTGGGGGAGCCCTCGCGCGCCTTGGACGCGGCGAAGCGCCTGCGCGAGGCGGGCCTCCTGGTGAAGGCCATCCGCCCGCCCACCGTGCCAGAGGGCACCAGCCGGCTTCGCTTCTGTCTCTCCGCGGCCCATACGACGGGCCACATCGACCTGGCGCTGGAGGCCCTGCGCCGGGTGGGAGTCTCCCGTGGCCCCTGACTCACTCCAGTTCTTCGTCACCGGCACGGACACCGGCGTGGGCAAGACGCAGGTGTCGTGCGCGCTGCTGTCGCTCCTGAAGGACGCGGGCCATGCGCCCCAGGGCTTCAAGCCCTACGAGAGCGGCTGCGCGTCGCTGAAGGCTCCCTCCGATGCGCTCGCCATGCGCGAGGCCGCGGGCAGCACGCTGCCGGTGGAGGCCATCTGCCCGCACCGCTTCAAGGCGCCGCTGGCCCCGGGCATCGCGGCGTCGCGACTGGGAACGGAGCCGGACTTCCGCGTGACGCTCGCGGCGTGGAAGCAGCTGAAGGGCGGATC
This DNA window, taken from Corallococcus coralloides DSM 2259, encodes the following:
- the bioF gene encoding 8-amino-7-oxononanoate synthase, with protein sequence MKSTSPVADRWAREDLEALSAKGLRRVLEPLDSPQGAEVRVGDERLVNFSSNDYLGLAASPAVRAAAASALERYGVGTGASRLVVGDMVPHQRLEARLARFERAEAVRLFNSGYAANTGILPALVGPGDAVFSDALNHASLVDGCRLSRARVVVYPHADVAALSRALAETPARRKLVVTDSVFSMDGDVAPLRELLAACEVHGAALMVDEAHATGVLGARGAGLCEALGVEGRVDLRMGTLSKALGGLGAYVATSRAVADLLVSRARPFVYSTALPAALCAGAECAVDLVEHDPAPRERLWGHIHRFTEGLRALGLPAEPRSAIFPVILGEPSRALDAAKRLREAGLLVKAIRPPTVPEGTSRLRFCLSAAHTTGHIDLALEALRRVGVSRGP
- the bioB gene encoding biotin synthase BioB, which translates into the protein MSDTAESFHGHAHHAAPAPEGVTVRHDWSLAEVKALYQLPLLDLVHKAQTVHRQVFVENKVQLCSLLSIKTGGCPEDCAYCPQAARYKTGVKAEKLMAVPDVLAAASQARQAGATRFCMGAAWREVKDGPQFDSVLEMVKGVRALGMEACATLGMLTDSQAKRLREAGLSAYNHNLDTSPEHYGDIISTRTYDDRLKTLNRVRDAGISVCCGGIIGMGESVDDRCNLLRTLANQEVHPESVPINALVPVEGTPLAEQHRVETVDMVRTIATARLLMPQAMVRLSAGRMQMNEEAQLLCMMAGANSLFFGEKLLTTGNPEYTQDMALLEKAGIRPLEPRQDR